One region of Asterias rubens chromosome 5, eAstRub1.3, whole genome shotgun sequence genomic DNA includes:
- the LOC117290901 gene encoding transcription elongation factor SPT4-A-like, with protein sequence MEIVPKELRNLRACLVCSLVKTLDQFELDGCDNCEEYLQMKGNRDIVYDCTSTSFDGIIALTSPEDSWVGKWQRINRNQKGCYAISVTGRLPNAVIRELKSRGITYRSRDTSTRS encoded by the exons ATGGAGATTGTACCTAAAGAACTCAGGAACTTGCGGGCATGTCTCGTTTGTTCTTTAGTTAAG ACACTTGACCAGTTTGAACTGGATGGTTGTGATAACTGTGAGGAATACCTGCAAATGAAGGGCAACAGAGATATTGTATATGATTGCACAAGTACATCCTTTGATGG AATTATTGCCCTCACAAGCCCTGAAGACAGCTGGGTTGGAAAATGGCAGAGAATAA ATCGAAATCAGAAAGGTTGCTATGCCATCTCAGTCACAGGGCGACTCCCGAATGCAGTCATCAGAGAATTAAAGAGTCGAGGAATTACCTACAGATCCAGAGACACCAGTACAAGATCATGA